A stretch of Electrophorus electricus isolate fEleEle1 chromosome 3, fEleEle1.pri, whole genome shotgun sequence DNA encodes these proteins:
- the rab15 gene encoding ras-related protein Rab-15, translated as MAKQYDVLFRLLLLGDSGVGKTCLLCRFTDNEFHPSHISTIGVDFKMKTLEIDGIKVRTQIWDTAGQERYQTITKQYYRRAQGIFLVYDITSERSFQHIMKWASDIDEYAPDRVQKVLVGNKSDEQEKRQVATEQGNKLAKAYGMDFFETSACTNHNITESFTRLAELVLQANKKDLEALRVSINDKLSLADLEEEERVCGSHDDVQKACWC; from the exons ATGGCTAAACAGTACGATGTGCTGTTTAGACTCTTGCTTCTTGGGGACTCGGGTGTCGGAAAAACCTGTTTATTATGCAGATTTACGGACAATGAATTTCATCCTTCTCATATATCCACAATCG GTGTCGATTTTAAAATGAAGACGTTAGAGATTGATGGCATCAAAGTGAGGACACAGATATG GGATACAGCAGGCCAAGAGAGATATCAGACCATTACTAAGCAGTACTACAGACGAGCGCAG ggAATCTTTCTGGTGTATGACATCACAAGTGAGCGCTCCTTTCAGCACATTATGAAATGGGCCAGTGACATAGATGAG taTGCTCCTGACAGAGTTCAGAAGGTCCTTGTTGGGAACAAGTCTGATGAGCAAGAAAAAAGACAAGTGGCCACAGAGCAGGGAAATAAG CTTGCTAAAGCTTATGGAATGGACTTCTTTGAGACAAGTGCCTGTACGAATCACAACATTACAGAG TCTTTCACCCGATTGGCTGAGCTGGTCTTGCAGGCCAATAAAAAAGACCTTGAGGCCCTGCGTGTCTCCATCAATGACAAGCTCAGTCTTGCAGAcctggaagaggaagagagagtgtgtggtagCCATGACGATGTCCAAAAGGCCTGCTGGTGCTGA
- the fntb gene encoding protein farnesyltransferase subunit beta has product MEPTCQPLRCFSESHRLEVLNDDGVQTVTSVEQRKVERSIQEVLSVYQQVHNLPQPALLREQHYQYLKKGLRHLSDAYECLDASRPWLCYWILHSLELLEEPVPAAVASDVCQFLARCQSSTGGFAGGPGQHAHLAPTYAAVNALCILGTDEAYGVIDREKLLDFLYSVKQPDGSFVMHVGGEVDVRSAYCAASVASLTNIITPTLFEGTHNWILSCQNWEGGLGGVPGLEAHGGYTFCGTAALVILGKENMLDLKALLRWVTSRQMRYEGGFQGRCNKLVDGCYSFWQAGLLPLLHRALFKDGDRTLSLSSWMFERQALQEYLLLCCQNPGGGLLDKPGKSRDFYHTCYCLSGLSIAQHFGNKDLHHELVLGKEENRLAPTHPVYNICPEKVARAIQHFHQLPVPAHTRSNSKT; this is encoded by the exons ATGGAGCCGACATGCCAACCTTTACGTTGCTTTAGCGAGTCCCATCGGTTGGAAGTATTAAATGACGACGGCGTACAGACAGTGACTTCTGTAGAGCAG AGAAAAGTCGAACGCAGTATTCAAGAGGTACTCAGTGTTTACCAGCAAGTACACAACTTGCCACA GCCAGCTTTGCTAAGAGAGCAGCACTATCAGTATCTCAAGAAAGGTTTACGCCATCTTTCTGATGCCTATGAG TGTTTGGATGCAAGTCGGCCTTGGCTCTGCTACTGGATCCTGCACAgtctggagctgctggaggagccTGTGCCTGCTGCTGTGGCATCAGA TGTGTGTCAGTTCCTGGCGCGGTGTCAGAGCTCAACTGGCGGGTTTGCAGGAGGCCCAGGACAGCACGCTCACCTGGCACCCACCTACGCTGCCGTGAACGCACTCTGCATCCTGGGCACAGACGAGGCCTACGGCGTTATCGACAG AGAGAAGCTCCTGGACTTCCTGTACTCCGTGAAGCAGCCAGATGGCTCCTTTGTGATGCATGTGGGTGGGGAGGTGGATGTCAG GAGTGCATACTGCGCTGCGTCAGTCGCCTCGCTCACCAACATCATCACCCCAACGCTGTTTGAGGGAACGCACAACTGGATCCTCAG CTGTCAAAACTGGGAAGGTGGCCTTGGGGGCGTGCCAGGCCTGGAGGCTCACGGCGGCTACACCTTCTGCGGCACGGCAGCGCTCGTCATCCTGGGGAAGGAGAACATGCTGGACCTCAAGgctctgttg cgCTGGGTGACGAGCAGGCAGATGCGCTATGAGGGCGGATTCCAGGGACGCTGCAATAAACTGGTGGACGGCTGTTATTCCTTCTGGCAGGCAGGCCTTCTACCACTGCTACACAGGGCTCTCTTTAAAGACG GAGACAGGACGTTGAGCCTGAGCAGCTGGATGTTTGAGCGGCAAGCCCTGCAGGAGTACCTCCTGCTCTGCTGCCAGAACCCAGGGGGAGGTCTGCTGGACAAGCCCGGCAA GTCAAGGGACTTCTACCACACGTGTTACTGTTTGAGTGGCCTCTCCATAGCACAGCACTTTGGGAACAAGGATCTTCACCACGAGCTGGTCCTTGGCAAAGAGGAGAACAGACTG GCACCGACTCACCCTGTGTATAACATCTGCCCAGAGAAGGTCGCCCGAGCCATCCAGCACTTCCACCAGCTGCCAgtaccagcacacaccaggAGCAACAGCAAGACCTAA